In the Setaria italica strain Yugu1 chromosome VI, Setaria_italica_v2.0, whole genome shotgun sequence genome, one interval contains:
- the LOC101757612 gene encoding two-component response regulator ORR12: MVTPHILLVDDSCVDRLVASRLLQSCNIRVTAVEGPKQALKFLDMEHDVQLILTNYYMPEMSGYDLLVEVKKTPKLNHLPVVITCTEDISKRIKMCLDGGAKDYIIKPIKVVNVPHLVSYI; encoded by the exons ATGGTGACTCCTCACATTCTCTTGGTTGATGACTCCTGTGTTGACCGTCTTGTTGCATCAAGACTTCTACAAAGTTGTAACATCCGAG TGACTGCCGTGGAAGGTCCTAAGCAAGCTTTGAAGTTCCTGGACATG GAACATGATGTGCAGTTGATTCTGACAAATTACTATATGCCTGAGATGAGTGGTTATGATCTTCTGGTTGAGGTGAAG AAAACACCCAAGCTTAATCATCTCCCGGTTGTGATTACATGCACTGAGGACATCTCCAAAAGGATAAAAAT GTGCCTTGATGGAGGTGCAAAGGACTACATTATCAAGCCAATCAAAGTTGTCAATGTGCCTCACCTTGTGAGCTACATTTGA